AGCATGACATTTCTGACAACCCGGTACATCGATTGGGTTGGCGCCAAAAAAGGTTATCGGTTCTTTGGTTCGGGGATCATTCTCAATCGTCACTTCATGTTTTTGCGGAATGGAATCCGCATTCTGATCCTGCCAAACAGCCAATGAAACCGAGGCTTTTTGATAGGGCCGAATAATTTCTTCGGTTGCTTCCCGGATATTTCCGATGGAGCCATCGTAAAAAGGGGTTAATGGCAAACCGAGCGCTTCCCAATATCCACGCATAGCTAAAACCAATGGCGTTTCTGAGATGCCATCATTGGTAACCGTGTAGAGAACGGTGCCATCCGGTCCGGTATAATCCAATTTACCGTGACTCATTGGTTTACCGGTTGGACCATGATCCTGCGGAATTGCCAGGTCGGTTCCTAAATACAACTTTGTTAACTTGCCGGTCGGGTATGGCATATACCGGAGCGGTCTTTCTTCATATGTAAAAAGATGTTGAAAGTATGCATTGGCAAAAGAGTCGCTTGGATCCTGGACATCGCCGTCGCCATTCACGTCTACGGGCACATTCCAATACAACATTTTGGGGCCTTCAGAATAGGTGTTGTCCACATGCTCATACCAAAGAATCAAATGATCCGCTTGTAAGTCGGTTTCAGTAAGAATTACAGGTTTCGCCATAGGTGAATCTGCAGTTTTAATAATTTGAGCGAGGATGCTATTATAAGGTGGCAAAATACAACAATAAGAAAGATCGAAGCCGGTACAATGCATACCTAAATCATAATGGATCGTGATCACATATTCTCGACTGGGAATTTTGATTTGGGATATGGTTTGCGCAAGGGCTGGCGGGGAGTACGCAACCAAGTGCAGTATTGAAAATAAAGGAAATAAAAATTTTAGGTTCGTTTTCATTAAAAACATTTTTAGACAGGATAAACAGGATTATCAGGATAATAATCCAGTATATCTTGTTAATCCTGTCAAAAAAGAAAAAACAGCTATTAAAAGAGATTATTTAAGAAAGATTGTCTTCGTAATTTTTCCGGTCATTCGAGGCCACAGGGATGCTTGACAGTAATGGTTGAAAGCAAACCCTGTTGGGCGTACAATCTTCCGGGCAAACCACATCGTCATCGGGGCCAATGGGGTGGAGTGTTTTTAAGCAAAAGTATTGGTTGTACGGGTGATGAACTTCCATATAATGTTCATCAAGCATATCCGGAACATAACTGGCTTTAGTGCGCATACTCTTACAGATTGGCAGTTCCGGATGATCCGGATTTTTAATAAAAGACATGCTGAACCTCGATTTTTATGAAATTTATTAACTTCAAATTAGTTTTTCCAACTTGGCGTTCTTCGCGTCTTTGCGGTTAAAAAAATTATCATTTAACTCAAACTCTGCAATGCTCGCCGCACCAGGTTTTCGGTCAATTGAATTTTATAGCCATTATGTTGCAACGGCAGCGCATTAGCTACAGATACAGAAGCAGCGTTCTCGATATTGGCTGCATTTAAGGTTTTACCTTCCAGCTCCGCTTCGGAATTTTTTACCCGCCAGGGTATCGACGCAACACCACCCAGCACGATACGGGCTTTTTGCACCCGGTTGCCACTCATCTGCAAAACAGCAGCTACACTACTGATGGCGAAATCCATAGATTGTTTTTCACGGAATTTAAGATAAGTGGATCGTGTTCCTCGTGCAGGTTCCGGGATCATTATTTTTGTGACAACCTGGTTCGCCTTTAAAATATTTTCACGCCTGAGATTATCCACTGGTAATTGAAAAAAGTCTGCAATGGCTGTCTCCTGGGTTCCTGATGCTCCAAGAATCTCGATACTGGCTGCAAGCGCCATAAGCGCCGGTGCAGAATCAGACGGGTGGACAATAAAGCTGGGACCGCCGCCCAATATTGCGTTGTATTGATTGAGACCCTCGACAGAATAGCATTTACTCCCGCCTTTTTTAAGGCATGGAAACTCTTTACCACGAAAATACCAACAACGCGGTCGTTGGCATATATTTCCGCCAATTGTACCCATATTACGCAATTGCGGGGTGGCTACGGAAGCTGCAGCTTCGGATAAAACTGCATACTTTCCTTGAATTTTTGGATCAGCTGCAATTGTAGCAATGGTGGTTAAAGCGCCGATTTCTATGCCATTGCCATTACTTATCCCGTAAAGATCTTTAATATTTTTGATATTCACAACCCGCTTGGGCTCGATTAATCTTTCCTTTAGCATATCGAGTAAATCTGTTCCACCTGCCAGGATCGCACTTTCACCCCATCTGGGTCCCAAAAGCTCCGGTAAATCAGCTAGATGTTTTGCGTTGACATATTCAAACTTATTCATGATGAACCTCCTTATCGGCCATTGGTTGAAGGTGTGAGTGCAGTTAACACTTTATCCGGAGTCATCGGTAATTCACGAATACGCACTCCGATAGCGTTGTAAACCGCATTTGCTATTGCCGCCGCTGTCGGTATCGTTGGCGGTTCTCCTATTCCTATAACACCGCGTTCCGGTTCATCATGAAATATGACTTCAATTTCAGGCGTTTCCATCGTACCTAGAATTTTGTAATTCTCGAACTCAGCATTGACCTGGACTCCTGTAATCGGATCCATTTGTCTGTTTTCGTAAAGAGCGTAACTTACACCTTGAACAACAGCTCCATTGATCTGACTCTCGGTAGTAAGTCGATCAAGAATCAAGCCGCAATCATGAACAGCTACGATTTTGATCACATCAATTCGACCGGTTTCAATATCCACCTCAACTTCTGCAAACTGGCAGCCGGCAACACCGGCTGAAGAAAGACCTTCGACCCATTCACCATGGACTTCGAGTGATTCGGAATCCAGCAGGCTGCAGATTTCTTTCCAGGTTAGTTTTTTATTTGCAGCCCCACGAACCGAAACTTCTCCGTTTCCCCATTCAATTTCGGTAGGCTGAACTCCAAAATGATTCGCCGCTAATTCTATTAGTTTGGCTTTCGCTTTTTCTGTGGTATTTTTGATAGCCGGCGCCACAGAGGGAGCAGTGGTGCTTCCTCCCGAGCCACCTGACCGTGGATAGTTTGTATCCCCTACCAGTGATCGGATTTGATTTATCTTCAACCCTAGTTCCTCTGCGGCGATGGCTGCAATAATCGTACGGGTGCCGGTGCCAATATCCTGGGTGCCACATTTTACTTCAACTCCACCATCCGGAAAAACCGTCATTGTTGCTTTTGTACCCCTGCCTCCAGTCGACCAGATACTGGCGCCTAAACCTAAACCTCGCTTCAATGGTCCGCTACCGCTGCCAGGTGTTTTATTGCGTTTATTCCAGCTAATTCTTTCTGCACCTTTTCGCCACTCTTGTAACCTGGTTTGATTGGTATCGACTTTTAGCCGCAAATCCAGGGGATCCATTCCTAATTTTTCCGCTAATTCATCCATGATTTGCTCCATGGCAAAGGATGACTGCGGACGACCGGGAGCCCTAAAAGGCCGGGCAGATCCGGCATTGGTAAATACATCGAAATGTTCATGTTTCCAATTCGGAAATTCATAAACAAATGGAAGGAGTGTTCTTGCGTTGGAACTGATACCCGGGGTACCCCAACTTGTTGCTGAGAATGCGACCAACTCACCGTCTTTCTTTGCGCCCGCTTTAATTTTTTGAATACTGTCGGGGCGATTCCCGGCTACCAAAAAATCCTGTTTACGAGTTAACATGAGATGTACTGGTGCATTGGCCTGTTTGGACAATTTTGCAGCAATAGCCGAATAACTCCCTGGCTGAAGCTTGCTGCCAAACCCCCCTCCCATGTGTTGGCATATCACTCGTACTTTACTCTCCGGCATTTCCAAAAACTTCGCTAAGCCTTCACGAACACCATGAACCGCCTGGGTCGAATCCCAAACAATAAGCTCATCACCTTCCCACATAGCCACACTGCCGTGAGTTTCCAGGCTAGACTGGGTTTGTACCTGGGTTCGAAATTCATCTTCGACAATCACATCTGCCTGGGCAAAACCCGCCTCCACATCACCCTCGCCACGAACTCTCGGATCGCGAATATTGCTCCGATTTGTAAATACTCTTGGAGCGCCGTCTTTCATAGCCGCATCCAAATCGGCTGCAAACGGCAATACTTCATATTTCACATCAAATAATTCCAGGGCATCTTTAGCGATTTCGGCAGTAGTTGCCGCAACCGCTGCGACATCTTCACCAACATAGCGCAAAGTTCCAGTGGGATGGACATCTGTTAAGACGGCTTTCACGCCCGGCAGCCTGCGCACTTTTGAATCATCTATACTGATGATTTTTGCAGCAGGATGAGGCGAAGACAGGATAGCGCCATATAGCATGCCCTTAGGATTTTGATCATACACATACTTCGCTTGACCCGTAACTTTTTCGGCTCCATCCAGACGAGGATAACGTTTGCTCAGTATTGACATTTGATTGAGAGGTTTCCAATTCGCCATGGCTCACACTCCTTTCCGCATTGTTTTTGCAGCTGCTTGTACAGCTTCAAACAATTTAGGATACGTTCCACATCGACAGGTATTACCGGAAAGTCCTTGTTTAATTTGGTCCAGAGTAGGATTTAAATTATTTTGCAACAAGGTCGTTGCAGCCATAACAAATCCGGGAGTACAAAAACCACACATAAGTGCATCCTTTTCTATAAAAGCCTGTTGCACGACTGTCAACTGATCTCCTTTTGCCAACCCTTCAATGGTCACGATCTTTTTTCCGCGCAAGTCAAGGGCAAGCGACATGCATGAAAGCACAAGTTCACCATCGACATGGACAGTACAAGCGCCGCATTGTCCGCGGTCGCAGACTTCTTTGCTGCCGGTAAGTTCCAGTTTTTCCCGCAACGCACATAGCAGAGTTGTCCTGGGCTCGACAGTAACGCTTTGGTTTTTGCCATTGATATTTAGTTGAATGGTTTGCGAACCAGCAATAATTTCCGCATCCGGGTTAAAGATGGCTGCGGCCGCTTCTTTGGTGAGCAGACCGCCACTGGTAATTGCGGCAGTTGTTGCAATTCCCCCACCCACTCCTTTGAGAAATTTCCTTCGGGAAACTTTTCCGTTGGTTTTGCTCTCTTCGGGCATGGCAATGCTCCTTTAATTGGTTTGATAAGATTTGGTTGGTATGATGAATTCTACGAAATTTTTAAGGGATAAGCAAGAGAATTATTGAGGGTTTTTTATTTTTAAATTATGATTAAGAATTTACCAACTGGTTTCAGTAAATATGAATTAAATCCTTTCGGTTTTTGACCACATTTAATTTTTGTGTTCTGATGCGCTAAAGCTACGGTTCACATAACTTGTATTAACTGTTTTAATTTCAATGCTAGGGTCTAATCTTCTGTTTTCCCGACAATTCTCTCTGTCTCTTTCGTAACGATTCTGTTTGGTTTTTCCAAAAGGTTAATTCCTCTTTTGGTGTTAAACCCGCAATTTTCTTTTTGATTTTTTCAGCAGCTTTGTTTTTCATTTCTACACAATCGTACTCTTTTACTCATACTTGATTACCTCCAGAGATGAAATTTCACTGTACCTGCCTCTGCTTTTTATAAACATAATCTGGATCATAATCTACTTTCCCAAATAAATTCAATATCTGCATTTGTTTTTTGCGTTGAATGCACTCTTGAAGCGCTTTGGTCACGACTGCCTTTTTGGTCTTGTGTTTTCCAATCAACTGAGCTTTTTCAATTAGTTTATCATCTATGGCAAGGTTATCGGCATTATATTTTTCTTTTAAGAAATTGCACATTTTAATGTGTAATATCAAGAAATAAATATTATGCTTATCGCAGTTCTTTGAGAAGATTTACGATAGCGGCTTCCACCTGTACATCTGTGCCATTACAATAGCGGATATCCATTGGCACGCTAATGTCCGGTTCTACACCACCCCCCCCTCCAACCTTACACCATCGATTCTTGAATCCATTACTGCCAGAAAGAGTCGACCGCCGCTTTGCAGATCCAATAGCTGGCTTTCAATTTCGGAAACTTAGCATTGAAATGTGGCATCGTAAAAATTGTTTTCAACAATTGACAAATCTCATCAAAAACATCCTGATAACCAGGTTCCCTATCGGTTGAATCATTGAATGAAGCGGCAATACCCGTAAAAAAGATAATACCCAAAACTAAAATCAATTCTTATTCAAGAAGAAGTATATCATTCTACGTTTTGATCTTGAAGTCATACCCTTTTTCTTTTTCTGATTGTTCTATAAAGTTTTGAAGTCCTCATTCATTCGAGTAATTTTTAACCTACATAGTTCATATCGTTTTAACCGGAAAACACACAGTTTTACCATATTTGTAAAAATTAAAAAACCTTTGCTTTCTTGCAAACTCTGCGTTTCATTTTCATTATAAATAAACTAAATTTATTTTAAAAGGATAAACTCCCTTCGGCAATAAATGGATCAAAAACATTGCAAAAATAGTCCCTGCCGGTTAAATTAATCAAATTCAAATTAATTAAATAAAACAACTTGAACGATGAGAATTTTATTTAAATACATCAGGATATTATTTTCTTTGGTGTTGTGGACGCAAATTATTCGTGCGATTAGAATTTTTCTGCATAGCAATGTTTATGGTATCATGCAGCTGGGTGCCATTGGAAAAGGCACCTCTATTCTACCATCTGCACATTTAGCCTATTCCCACAATATTTTCCTGGGAAACAATGTGATCATCAACCGATCTGTGTATGTCTGGGCGGGAGAGACTTCCAAAATTGTCATTGGCGATGACTCGGCGCTTGCACCGGAAGCATTTGTCAGTTCAAGAAGTTATGGTATAAAAAAAGGAGAATTAATCTGGACCCAACCGCCTATTGAAAAGGATGTAGTCATCGGTAAAAACGTCTGGGTGGGCACGAAAGCAGTTATCTTACCTGGTGTTCATATTGGAGATGGAGCCATTATAGCAGCCGGAGCAATTGTTACAAAAGATGTGGAAGCGAATACAATTGTTGCGGGAGTGCCGGCAAAGAAAATCAAAGAAAGAACTTACGAATAGGTAAATCTATCCTGTTGAAATTTATAAGTGTTCGAAATAACCCATGAACAAATTACAAAACTCAAATAACTAATCTAGATGTTCATTTTTAGACAGGATAAACAGGATTATCAGGATAAAAATCCAGTATATCTTGTTAATCCTGTCAAAAAAGACAACCTGGCTTTTATCGGAATAATTAAGATTTTATTTGAGAGTTGATACTTGTAACTTGGAATTTCAAGCTTCTTCCCAAATGAACCAACAATCCGACTTTAAGAAATCAATTAGCCTTCGTAAGTTTCCTTACCCATACAGAGCCGGCTTCACCATCTGCAGCGATATCGATGGGACGACTTTCGAAGATTTTGTTACCATTCACTCTTTCCTAAATTCAAAGGAGAATACGCCTCTTGGTCGGGGACTGGGATTAGAACTGGCCGATTCATTTTGGTTTTATTCAAATCGCAACACGAAAGATCATGCCTTTTGTTATTTTGAGGAGGATAACAAAACGCCATCCAAATATGCACCTGCTATCCGGGAGCTTATCAAAACAGGATATATAGACACTTTACATTCCTACGGAAATTTTAGTAAATTTGGCGGATTCTCCAGGCAGCTAGCCGAACGTTGCCTGGAAGAATTAGATAAACACAGCTTGAAACTCGAAACCTGGGTGAATCATGGCGATGAGTATAATTCACAAAATATCGGTTCCGCCTCATACCAATTAGGAGACAAGCCAGTAGAGTTTATTTCTGCAACTTCCAATTATCATTCAGATATTATGATAGATGCCGGCTTTACTTATTTTTGGGATCAAGAAACTTCGTTGACAAAAATCATTGGCCAGGATCGTCCATTTCAAAGTCATGAAGCCTATTTTAATAACCTGTTAACTCCAGGATTTCCGGATCGCTTCAGGATGCTGGCAAAGTTTGGATTAAATAGATGGAAAAAGGATAAAATTCCTCTGCTACAAAACAATCAATTGCTAAATCAAATTGATCTGGCTGATGGAAACTCTCTACTTCATTTCAAGCGATATGGTTCCGGGCGATATGATTGGAGTGACGATTTACCGTTATTATTACATTCGAAGATGCTAACCCGACTGACTGAAAAGGAAGGATCTTGTATTCTCTATGTTCATTGGGGTGATCGTAAAAACCGAAATGCGCCCCAGCCATTTTCGGCAGCGACTGTTAAAGCGTTTGAATATCTGGCATCGTTGTTTTATTCCGGTAAACTCTGGGTTACCACAACTTGTAAACTTCTTAACAATTCTTTTCTGGTGAATGAAATGGATTGGATCGTTAAAAAAAATGAGAATGGTTATGAAATCAACATTAACGGCCATAATAACCATTCCTTCAAACAAAAAATAATTCAAAAGAACGATCTCCAGGAATTGACATTTTACACTCCAAAACCGGAAGCGACGGTTATCCGATTTAATGATAAAATGATACCCACAACTATCAATCCAAAAGATGAGACAGGTCGGCAAAGTATAACGATCCCTTTGAAGCGATTAGAGTTTCCGACTGATATCATGTGATTTTAAAAACCTGGTAAGGTAAGATCTAATCTAAACTACAGGTATCTCTAAATGGTTTGACCAGCAAATTTTGATGAGATTAATTTATATGCTCGGCGATCTCTGCGTTTAGTTTTCTATTCCCCCCGGAACCACAAAGAATTCCTAATCAAATTCCGTCTAAGTATATATATAAACATAAAACTGAACTATTTTCGAGTAGTATTGACAATTTCCTAAAAATAGATGTGGTGTGTACTGAGCATCATGACGAGATGCACAAGAGAGGAGGATTAACCAAAGGCTTTTCAATAAACTTAATAAAGAAGTATAAGCATGAATGGGAAACGTTCTTAATCAACGAAAGAACGCGGAAAAAATCCCCTCTGGAATCAGAATCCGGGATAGAAAAAATTCTATTCAAATTTGAAATCAGCAAAAGACTATATGAAATACAAGCGATTGAAGATTCGGACACCTTTGCAATTAAGCGAAATCTTGACTTTTTGCACACTCTCTATCTTCTCGAAGGTAGTTCAACATATTCAAAATCTATACTTGAAGGCTTCGATCAATCTGTTATACTATCAGCCATGGGAGATATTAGTAAGACGGCTATGAAAGCACAAGAAATTCATACATACCTTATCCATCTCCCTGGTACAGAAATTGTTGATATTGACAAGCTGATATAGAAAATTTTAAAATAGCCATTGAAATATTTAAAACAATTGGAGTTTTCTCTTGTGAGTTTAATCGACATCCTTTTATCGTTGAAAAACTTGCCACATCATGCGAGCGATTATTTGATGTTATAGCATGGTATAATCAAAGGGCCTTGGCCATGAAATTCATAAAAATGTTAGATAGTACTATTGAGGCTTGTCTTGTCATTGAAGAAGACGAAGAAGAACCATTTGAAGATGCTCTTATTATAATGAGATAAGTTTTTTAATCCTTTAGAATTATTAAAAGGAACAACTTGAAATATTCATTTAATTTTTGTAATATTAACGCCTTCCTGGGTTCATCACTGTCGGTCGGTATTCTAACAAAATAAAGAGGAACATCATGAAATCAAACAGGGTTTCTAAAAATATTTTCTTCATGATCGTATGGACACTTTTTAGCGTTTCACAACTTTTTGGCCAAAATGAGCAGGCCCTTAAGGAGTACTTCGAAGGCAAAATGGTCACCGTAAAATTGGATATGCCCGCTACCCAAAAAGGAATCGACGTTTACCCCCTGCGAAAACCCGTCGTCAATTTTGAAGATTACGGCAATCGAATTAAGGAATTTGGCATATCGGTCACTTCGGGGCAGTCCATTATGGTTACCAAGGTGAGGACCAAGGGTAAGCACATTGAATTTCAACTCGGCGGCGGCGGTTATGGTACATTCTGGGATGAATCGGATAATGTCGATGCGCC
The genomic region above belongs to candidate division KSB1 bacterium and contains:
- a CDS encoding xanthine dehydrogenase family protein subunit M is translated as MNKFEYVNAKHLADLPELLGPRWGESAILAGGTDLLDMLKERLIEPKRVVNIKNIKDLYGISNGNGIEIGALTTIATIAADPKIQGKYAVLSEAAASVATPQLRNMGTIGGNICQRPRCWYFRGKEFPCLKKGGSKCYSVEGLNQYNAILGGGPSFIVHPSDSAPALMALAASIEILGASGTQETAIADFFQLPVDNLRRENILKANQVVTKIMIPEPARGTRSTYLKFREKQSMDFAISSVAAVLQMSGNRVQKARIVLGGVASIPWRVKNSEAELEGKTLNAANIENAASVSVANALPLQHNGYKIQLTENLVRRALQSLS
- a CDS encoding xanthine dehydrogenase family protein molybdopterin-binding subunit — its product is MSILSKRYPRLDGAEKVTGQAKYVYDQNPKGMLYGAILSSPHPAAKIISIDDSKVRRLPGVKAVLTDVHPTGTLRYVGEDVAAVAATTAEIAKDALELFDVKYEVLPFAADLDAAMKDGAPRVFTNRSNIRDPRVRGEGDVEAGFAQADVIVEDEFRTQVQTQSSLETHGSVAMWEGDELIVWDSTQAVHGVREGLAKFLEMPESKVRVICQHMGGGFGSKLQPGSYSAIAAKLSKQANAPVHLMLTRKQDFLVAGNRPDSIQKIKAGAKKDGELVAFSATSWGTPGISSNARTLLPFVYEFPNWKHEHFDVFTNAGSARPFRAPGRPQSSFAMEQIMDELAEKLGMDPLDLRLKVDTNQTRLQEWRKGAERISWNKRNKTPGSGSGPLKRGLGLGASIWSTGGRGTKATMTVFPDGGVEVKCGTQDIGTGTRTIIAAIAAEELGLKINQIRSLVGDTNYPRSGGSGGSTTAPSVAPAIKNTTEKAKAKLIELAANHFGVQPTEIEWGNGEVSVRGAANKKLTWKEICSLLDSESLEVHGEWVEGLSSAGVAGCQFAEVEVDIETGRIDVIKIVAVHDCGLILDRLTTESQINGAVVQGVSYALYENRQMDPITGVQVNAEFENYKILGTMETPEIEVIFHDEPERGVIGIGEPPTIPTAAAIANAVYNAIGVRIRELPMTPDKVLTALTPSTNGR
- a CDS encoding type II toxin-antitoxin system VapB family antitoxin — protein: MCNFLKEKYNADNLAIDDKLIEKAQLIGKHKTKKAVVTKALQECIQRKKQMQILNLFGKVDYDPDYVYKKQRQVQ
- a CDS encoding acyltransferase, producing the protein MRILFKYIRILFSLVLWTQIIRAIRIFLHSNVYGIMQLGAIGKGTSILPSAHLAYSHNIFLGNNVIINRSVYVWAGETSKIVIGDDSALAPEAFVSSRSYGIKKGELIWTQPPIEKDVVIGKNVWVGTKAVILPGVHIGDGAIIAAGAIVTKDVEANTIVAGVPAKKIKERTYE
- a CDS encoding 2Fe-2S iron-sulfur cluster binding domain-containing protein yields the protein MPEESKTNGKVSRRKFLKGVGGGIATTAAITSGGLLTKEAAAAIFNPDAEIIAGSQTIQLNINGKNQSVTVEPRTTLLCALREKLELTGSKEVCDRGQCGACTVHVDGELVLSCMSLALDLRGKKIVTIEGLAKGDQLTVVQQAFIEKDALMCGFCTPGFVMAATTLLQNNLNPTLDQIKQGLSGNTCRCGTYPKLFEAVQAAAKTMRKGV